Genomic segment of Bacteroides intestinalis DSM 17393:
GGAGGTGCGCACTACCATCTGTGCTGAACCTATTCCGTATAAAGTAGGGGATAAGGTAAAAGTAGTAGGTAATCCCGATTTGGACACTACGCGCGAATGTATTTCTGTCTCTTATCCGAACTTTGTGCACGATGTGGCTGTCGGCATACATATTCTTATAGATGATGGCGATCTGGAAATGGTCGTTGTGGAAAAGACGGATGATTATCTGGTGTGTGAGATACAAAATGATGCTACTCTGGGAAGTCGTAAGAGTGTAAATGTACCGGGTGTACGTATCAATCTTCCTTCTCTGACGGAGAAGGACCGTACAAATATCCTGTATGCCATTGAGAAAGATATTGATTTTATTGCTCACTCTTTTGTACGTAATAAACAGGATGTTCTGGATATAAAGGAAATACTGGATGCCCATAACAGCGATATCAGGATTGTTGCCAAGATAGAAAATCAGGAAGGCGTTGATAACATCGATGAAATTCTGGAAGTAGCTGACGGTGTGATGGTAGCTCGCGGTGACTTGGGCATTGAAGTTCCGCAAGAACGTATTCCCGGTATCCAGCGTGTGCTCATCCGTAAATGTATTCTGGCTAAGAAGCCGGTAATTGTGGCTACTCAGATGCTTCATACGATGATTACGAATCCGCGTCCTACCCGTGCAGAGGTAACGGACATTGCAAATGCTATCTATTACCGTACGGATGCTTTGATGCTGAGCGGTGAAACAGCTTATGGTAAATATCCGTTGGATGCTGTGAAAACCATGACAAAGGTTGCCGCACAGGCAGAAAAAGATAAATTGGCTGATAATGATATCCGAATTCCGTTGGATGAAAACAGCAATGATGTGACAGCTTTCCTCGCAAAGCAAGCAGTAAAGGCTACTTCAAAGTTGAAGATACGTGCGATCATTACTGATAGTTACAGTGGACGTACAGCCCGTAATCTGGCTGCATTCCGTGGTAAATATCCGGTGTTGGCTATTTGTTATAAGGAAAAGACCATGCGTCATCTGGCACTTTCTTATGGCGTGGAAGCCATTTATATGCCGGAGCTTGCTAACGGACAAGAATATTACTTTGCAGCTTTGCGCCGTCTGCTGAAAGAAGGCCGTCTGTGCGAGACTGATATGGTCGGTTATCTAAGTAGCGGCAAAGCCGGTACACATACTTCTTTCCTTGAAATTAACGTAGTGGGAGATGCTTTGAAGTATGCAGAAGAAAGTGTATTGCCCAATAAGAATAGATACCTTTGATTAATTGACAATTGACAGTTGACAATTACTATGCAGTGTGACAGCGCAGCTAATTGTCAATTGTCAATTATCAATTGTCAATAGTTAATTGTCGATTGTTATGACCATAGACGAATATATTTTACAGCATATCGATGATGGAGGCGATTATCTGAAAGCTCTTTATCGGGATACGCACCTTAAATTGCTGTATCCGCGTATGGCGTCAGGACACTTGCAGGGTCGGATGCTGAAGATGTTTGTCAGGATGATTCGTCCCCGGAGAATATTGGAAATCGGTACATATAGCGGTTATTCAGCTCTTTGCATGGCCGAAGGGTTGCCGGAAGACGGAATGTTGTATACGTTTGAGATTAATGATGAGCAGGAGGACTTCACACGCCCTTGGCTGGAAAATTCTGTTTATGCAGATAAAATTAAGTTTTATATAGGTAATGCCTTGGAAATGGTCCCACAGTTTGATCTCACTTTTGATCTTGCTTTTATTGATGGTGATAAGCGCAGGTATATAGACTATTATGAAATGGTGCTGCCACGTCTGTCTGATGGTGGTTATATCCTTGCTGATAACACCTTGTGGGATGGACATGTGCTTGAAGAACAACCGCATCGCACCGACTTGCAAACCATCGGCATCAAGGCTTTCAATGACCTTATTGCACAAGATTCGAGGGTGGAAAAGGTGATCCTTCCTTTGCGTGACGGACTGACGATTATACGTAAGAAATGATATTTAAGCCAGCGGATAGGTGATTGTAACCACTTTTTGTTCTCCTTCCGAAACCAGATAGCTTCCTTTAAATGCTTCCAGACAAAGTTTGTTGATGTCATGCAGGATGCGTTGCTCCTGTTCGTCTTTCCATATATGGTAAAGTGGACTTCCTGTGACAGTAATTCTGAGGTATTGCCCCTCTTTTGTCAGTGTATATTCTACTTGGCAAATATCTCCGGTATACAATTTGGGTACGCACAATAGTGATGACAGTACTTTGAGGAACCATCTGCTATCTGCCTGAATGGGTAATATCTCTAAATCTGTATGGAAGTATGCATTCACCATTTTTGTTTGCATATTTACCATCATTTTTACTTCCCGACAGAGTTCCACGGCATCACATTCTTGTACGTTAAATCGCATCATTCCTGCTTCAAGACGTGATAAATCAAGGATATTGTTTATCAAGGCCAGTAACTTTTCAGAATTATGCTTTATGGTAACCGAGTATTCCTGTATTTCTTCTTCGGAAAGGTTTTTCTCGGTGGACAACAATTCAGAGAAGCCTACGACGGTATTCAGTGGTATACGGATCTCGTAAGTGATATTTTTCAGAAAATACTCTTTCATTTTATCTGTTGCTTCTATCGTTTCTAATGCTTGCCGGGTTTCTTCCTCCGAACGACGTAGTTGCCGGTGAATACGAAAGGCACGTATGATGGCAAGAAGCATGAGGATCAGTATGATGGCAGAGGCTCCGACGTATATCCAGCGATATTGTTTGGTCAGTAGTTCCTTGTCTAATAACGCTTTCTGGATTTTATAGTTGGCCTGATATACTTCTTCATGGCGTTGCAGCATATCCTGATTGAGAGAATCTCCTTTTAGGGCTGCTGTTTTATAAATATTGGCTGCTTCTTCATATCGACCGGCTTCTAGCATAGCTTCTGCTTTCATCTTAAGGATACTATTTTCGTGAAAGGGTTCTGCTCCTTGGCAGGATGATAAGGCCAGATCGAAGGCTTGGAAACATTTGTCCCAGTCTTTTATAAGTTTATAATATACCCCCCATAAAGCATGGTAATCAATATAGTAGCTGAAATATATTTCTTTATCGTAATATTTCTTTGCTATTGTCAGGTGCATTTTAAGATTATCTTTGTCTTTGGTTTTAGCATAAACCATACCGAAAGATACTTCTATTTCTAAATAGATGTTTTTCAGTACATTGATAGATTGTGTGTCCTCTTTTATCAACTTTTCCACTACCTTTTGTTGCTGCTCTAATTCGCTGAGGGCTTCTATATATTTCTGTTGCGACAGATATATTTCAGCTAGGCTTTTGTGTATCAGTAGGAGAGAATAATTGTTGGCATTCGGATTTATAGTCAAAGCTTGTTTATAGCTTGCAATCGCTTCATCATATTGCTCTGCAAAATTTTGTGCCTGCGCCAAGGCTATGAGTGAAACGAATACTCCCCTGTCATACTTGATCCGTATGGATTCTTTTTGCATTTCTTTGGCCTGCATAATGGCGTATTCCGTATCTCCCTGGGCACACCTGGCTTGTAGGATGGATAACCAGATGGTATAATAGAGTGAGTAATTTTTATATCGGTAGCTGGCTTCCTTCAGGTTCAGAAAACATCGTTCCATCTCAGACGCTTCAGCCCGGAATTCATAGTGACGGCAGTAATCAAAAAGGACGTATAACTCTTCTTCATGTATCCCTTTTTGTCTGGATAGCGCAAGAGCTGAGTCCAGGAATTCTAAAGCTATATCTTTGCCCATATATTGCTGGAATGCATTTCTCAATATCTTTGAGCGGAGTGTATCGTTTGACTCAAATTTGACGGTCTGAAAGATGCTGTCACGGAATTGCTTGTCCGTTGAGATAGATGATTCTGCTCTTATCTGGAAAAGTATTCCTATTATAAACAAAAGTATAAATATTATTTTCTTCATGCTCTGCCCTCCTGCTTTAATGGGTGTGTGAAGACGAAGCGTGAACCATCGGTATACTGCGGGTCTATCCATATTCTTCCGCCAAGACGGCTGATGATGAGCTGGCAGATAGCTAATCCGAGACCTGTTCCCTGAGATTTCTCGTTTACTCTTTCGAAACGTTCGAATATGCTGCTTTGTTTTTCTGACGGGATACCGCAACCGGTATCTGTGATGGAGAATTGAGCCATCCCTTCTTCATTCTGTTCCAATTGCAGAATGATGCTTCCTTCTTTTGTAAACTTAGTTGCGTTGACCAATATATTGATTAGTACCTGGTGTAACCGCAGTGTATCAGTTTCGATTTCCAAAGAAGGAAGTTCTGTCCTGAAGAATATTTCAGCCTGTGTTTGTTTGATACCTTCCAGTGTTTGTATGATACCTTCGCACAAGTTTACTGCATTGCACTGCTTGAGATTGAATTTCATGTTTGTTACGTCAAGGCAAGAGATGTCCACTACATCATTTACGAGATTCAGTAAGAGGCGTGAATTTAGTTGGATGATGTCATTGCATTGTTTTCGGGTTTCTTCATCAATGCCCGGAGTAGTAAGTACGTCAGAGAAACCGGATAAAGCGTTTAGAGGTGTTCGGATTTCATGACTCATATTTGATATGAACAAGCTTTTATTGCGTATTGAGTTTTCCACGGCTTTTTCTGCCTTTTGTAACTTCCGTTTTGAAAGCATTAATTTTTTTGCTTTTCTTTTTAGGTAAAGGAAGCCGAAAATCGTGATAATGATAAGGCAAGGCAATACGATAAGGGCTAATAACAACAAATGATTCTGTTGCTGGTTATTGGCCAGTTGTAATTCGTCAATAGAATATGTATTACGTAGATCTTTTACTTTGTGAGTACTGATTTCTTTGTAGTCAGCATCAATCTTTTCTCCTAATTCTTTGTATAGATTGGCAGCTTTTTCATACTGCTGCTCTTTCATATATTGATCCGCAACTTTTCGGAGGCTATCTTGTTTACTGTCCTGATTAGCCTGACTGCAAAGAAGCAAGGGAGGCAGGAATAGCAATATGAAGACGAGTCTTTTCATGTTTTTTTGATTAGTGTTGTTGCAAAGATAATTCTATTGTGAATTGATTGGCTCGATAATCGTGCTAAAAAAAGTATAATTTGTCAACTAACCCAGATATTTCAGTAACTTTGTCTCTAAATAAAGGAATAAATAGTATGGAAACTACCAGACAGAACAAAATATGTCGTTTACTTCAAAAGGAATTGAGCGAAATTTTCTTGTTACAAACAAAATCTATGCCGGGCATATTGGTATCAGTCAGTGCTGTGCGTATCAGTCCTGACCTGAGTGTTGCACGTGCTTATCTCAGCATCTTTCCTTCGGAAAAGGCAGAAGAGATGATTAAGAACATCAATGAAAACATGAAGTCTGTTCGTTATGAGTTAGGAACTCGTGTACGTCATCAGCTTCGTATCATCCCCGAACTGAAGTTCTTTGTGGATGACTCACTGGATTATCTTGAGAAAATAGATGAATTGTTGAAGTGAACCTTCCCTTCTACATAGCCCGGCGCTATCTCTTCTCTAAGAAGAAACACAACGCTATCAATATCATTTCCGGCATTTCGGTGTGTGGAGTGGCATTGGCTACGTTGGCGTTGGTCTGTACACTCTCCGTGTTCAATGGTTTTCAGGATATGGTGGCAGGTCTTTTTACGGCTTTCGATCCGGAACTGAAGATTATGGTTCGTGAGGGAAAAGTCTTTGAACCGAATGGAGCTGCTTTTCAGGAGGTGCGTTCTTTGCCGGAAATTGATGTCTGGACAGAGACACTGGAAGATAACGCCATGGTGCAGTATAAAGACCGCCAGGCTATGGCAATCATAAAAGGGGTGGAAGATAATTTTGAACTACTGACGTCTATCGACAGTTTGCTATACGGTGCAGGGGATTTTATCTTGCACGATTCCATAGTGGATTACGGGGTTTTGGGTGTGGAACTGATCTCTGAGCTGGGGACTGGTCTTCAGTTCGTAGATCCGCTTCAGGTATATGCCCCTAAGCGGAATGTACGTGTGAATGTGGCTAATCCTTCTGCTTCTTTTAATCGCGATTACCTCTTTTCTCCCGGAGTTGTGTTTGTGGTGAACCAGCAAAAATATGATGCGCGTTATATTCTCACTTCTCTTGATTTTGCACGTAATCTTTTTAATTATGATACGGAGGTATCTGCTGTTGAACTGAAGTTGAAATCGGATACAGATGCCTCTGCCGTACAGAAAAAGATTTCCCGCATCTTAGGTGATGATTTTGTGGTCTTGAACCGTTATGAGCAGCAGGCTGATGTATTCCGTATCATGGAGATAGAGAAGTTTATATCTTACCTGTTCCTTACGTTTATCCTTGCTATAGCCTGTTTCAATGTGATTGGTTCTCTTTCTATGCTTATTCTTGATAAGCGGGAGGACGTGGAAACCTTACGTAATCTTGGAGCGGATGATCGGTTAATCGCTCGCATCTTCTTGTTTGAAGGCCGGCTTATATCTTTGTTCGGTGCACTTTCCGGCATTATCCTTGGTTTGCTGCTTTGCTATATTCAGCAGCGTTTCGGCATTATCTCCTTGGGCGGTGGTGGCGGTGGTTTTATTGTGGATGCTTATCCAGTCAGTGTTCATGCAACGGACGTTATATTGATATTTGTTACTGTGATTACCGTTGGCTTCCTTTCAGTATGGTATCCGGTCCACTATCTGACGAAGCGGCTACTGAAGAGATGATTGTACCTGTGATTCTTCTTTTAATGGGTAGAAAGTGTATGCAATCTGGCCATTAGTGTATTCATTCTGTATTTTGCAGGTTTGGATATCATTATGGCAGAATACCATATATGTATCCATTGTTGGGCTCTTATATTTGCATGTAGAAACAATGATTAATAGAACCCACCTAAAAATCTTTTTATTCATGGAACGACGTACTTTTCTTAAAATTTTGTCATCAGCGGGTATCGTTAGTTTGGTTAGTCCTGCTTTTGCTATGGGAGTATGTAGGAACAAGGTATCTAAATCTTCTTCAACACTTCTCGAATCTACTTTCCGTAATCCGCCTTTCTCTTCCGGAGTTTATACGTGGTGGCACTGGATGAATGGTAATATTACTAAAGATGGCATAACCTGTGACCTTGAAGCCATGAAAGCAAATGGCATTGCAGGCTATCAATTGTTTGAAGCAGGAAGTGGCATTCCCATTGGTCCGGTAGAATCGCTTAGTGATGAGTGGGTAGATCTTATTTTACATACGCTCAAAGAGTCAGAGAGATTGGGCTTGGAGTTTGCAATGCACAACTGCCCCGGCTGGTCATCTAGTGGTGGACCTTGGATTACTCCGGATAAAGCTATGCAGATAATAACATGGAGCGAAACAAAAGTAACAGGTGGAAAACAAATCCGGATGCCGTTGCCTACTCCCAAACATATGTTTGATTATTATATAGATACATTTTGTTTGGCTATTCCGGCAAATATGGAAGTGATACCTAAGTCATCGGTTCTTGAATTGTCAGGGCAACTTAAGGATGGCGTTTTAACTTGGGCGGCTCCCGCTGGTGAGTGGTTGATTATGCGTTTCGGACAAACAGCTAAAGATCAGAAGAATAAGTCAGCTCCCTCTAAATCGACCGGATTGGATTGTGACAAATTCAGTACGGAAGCACTAGACTATCATTTGGATTGTATGTTTAAGAGGCTGATGCCTGCAATGGAGAAGGTAGCCAAACATTCTAAGATTGGCTTGCTGATAGATAGCTATGAAACGGGCGATCAGGATTGGACTTCCGACATGCCTGCCTACTTTGAACAAAAGCATAGGTATGCGCTTTATCCGTTTTTGCCTGCGTTAGCTAATAAGGTGGTTGAGAGTGAGGAAAGTACGAAGCGTTTCCTGTTTGACTTTCGCCGAACCAGAGCTGATCTGTTTGCTGAGCGTTACTATGCGCATTTTCAAAAACGGTGTAAAGAGAAAGGTATAATAACTTATACAGAGCCTTACGGTGGCAATATGATGGAAGAATTGCAAGTGGCACAACAGCTTGACATTAATATGGGAGAATTCTGGTGTGGCCAGACTGTGCTTTGGGCAAATTATAAATATAACCGTACCGTTAAACAAGTGGCTTCAATAACACATACGCTTGGTGGAAAGATTGTTGGTGCTGAGGCTTTTACTTCTGAACCAGATGCAGACAAATGGCTGTTGTATCCATATGCTCTAAAGTCACTAGGTGATTATATGTTCACCCGGGGACTTAGTAGGATTTATTTTCATCGTTTTGCCCACCAACCGCATCCTACTGCCGCTCCGGGAATGACGATGGGAGCATGGGGATTGCACTTTGACCGTACCAATACGTGGTGGAAACCGGGGAAAGCGTGGATTGACTATTTGAATCGTTGTCAGCACATTTTCCAGAGCTCAACTTTCTATGGTGATATTCTTTATCATAATGGTGATGATAGTTTTGGCAGTACCATTGAACCGGAACAAACCCCATTGGCACCTCCAGAAGGGTATGATTATGACATGGTAAATACTGAAATACTGGACAAGGCACACATCAAGGATGGAAAGATTCTTCTTCCTGCTACACGCTTTGATGGCTATAAGCTCTTAGTGTTGCTTAAATCGGAAACAATGTCATTGCATACGTTGCGGATACTGGATCGATTGGTGGATGAGGGAATGGTGTTGGTTGGTCAAAAGCCACAGCATACATTAGGTTTGTGTGATGGGGAGAAAGAAAATGAGTTTGTTGCATTGGTGAAAAAAGTCTGGCAGTACCCGAACGTATATGAAGGAGAGGATTTACAAATCATTCTCAATCGGTTAGGTGTATCTCCTGACTTTGTTTATTATTCTGAGACAGGAAATTCAGCTGTTCATGCTATCCATTATCAACAGGAAGGAGTCGAGATATACTTCTTGGCAAATCGTAAGCGAGCGTATGAAAAAGGAACAGCTCATTTCCGGATAAAAGGTTATATTCCGGAGTTATGGGATCCTTATACAACTGAAATTTTACAGTGCCCGGTCTATCGCACTGATAGTGAAGGTGTAGAAATTCCTCTTAATTTTACTCCTGCAGGATCTATGTTTGTTGTTTTTCGTAAGGCTGAAAAACAACGGAAGTGTACAAATTTGAAATACAATGGAGTTTCTTTGTTTCCAACTATTAAAAATGTAGTGGAACAGGATTCTTTATCTGTAAATTTTAGTATTACTTGTTGGATAAAGCCTGAGGTGGACATAGCCATAACCGAAGAACAGGAACTTGGTGATATGTGTGCTCGTTTTTTTGCAATTTACCCTTTAGAAGGAGAGAGGCGACATGGAAACGGGCATAGTGCTGTTGGGTTGTCAGTGGGGCGGAATGGAGTGGTTGTATATGAGCGGACTATACATAATAAAGCTGTATACCGAAATCTCAGACCATTATCGGGGTGGACTCATTTGGCTTTGATCTATCAGAATAACGTACCGCATCTTTGGATAAATGGAGTATATGCTGGGGCAGGAACAACTTCAAGCACAATTGTACACCTCGAGACATTGCATTCGGATTTGTTGTGTAAAGCGGATGCTTATGAAGGTGGACTTTGTAATTTATGTATCCATTCTTCAAGTATTGACCAGACAGAGATAACCAAACTTTACCAAAAAGGGGTACCTGCTCCGTTCCATCCAAGTGAGCAGGTGATATCATGGTTGCCCAATTATCAGTTTATTGCATGGCAAGCTGGTATTTATGAGTTTGTTTCAGAGCATACAAGTTTTCGGAAGCATGTTGACATTCTTCCTGCGCGTATTTTGTTAGAGGGGCCCTGGAGGGTTCGATTTCCAAAAAAATATGGGAGTAACTGAAGAAATTACTTTAAGCCAGTTGCATTCATTGCATTTAGAAGAAAATTTTGGGGTTCGTCATTTTTCGGGAACGATGAATTATCTCTATTCGCTGTCTATCAATAGTGCCTATTTACAAGACG
This window contains:
- a CDS encoding FtsX-like permease family protein, with product MNLPFYIARRYLFSKKKHNAINIISGISVCGVALATLALVCTLSVFNGFQDMVAGLFTAFDPELKIMVREGKVFEPNGAAFQEVRSLPEIDVWTETLEDNAMVQYKDRQAMAIIKGVEDNFELLTSIDSLLYGAGDFILHDSIVDYGVLGVELISELGTGLQFVDPLQVYAPKRNVRVNVANPSASFNRDYLFSPGVVFVVNQQKYDARYILTSLDFARNLFNYDTEVSAVELKLKSDTDASAVQKKISRILGDDFVVLNRYEQQADVFRIMEIEKFISYLFLTFILAIACFNVIGSLSMLILDKREDVETLRNLGADDRLIARIFLFEGRLISLFGALSGIILGLLLCYIQQRFGIISLGGGGGGFIVDAYPVSVHATDVILIFVTVITVGFLSVWYPVHYLTKRLLKR
- a CDS encoding sensor histidine kinase, giving the protein MKRLVFILLFLPPLLLCSQANQDSKQDSLRKVADQYMKEQQYEKAANLYKELGEKIDADYKEISTHKVKDLRNTYSIDELQLANNQQQNHLLLLALIVLPCLIIITIFGFLYLKRKAKKLMLSKRKLQKAEKAVENSIRNKSLFISNMSHEIRTPLNALSGFSDVLTTPGIDEETRKQCNDIIQLNSRLLLNLVNDVVDISCLDVTNMKFNLKQCNAVNLCEGIIQTLEGIKQTQAEIFFRTELPSLEIETDTLRLHQVLINILVNATKFTKEGSIILQLEQNEEGMAQFSITDTGCGIPSEKQSSIFERFERVNEKSQGTGLGLAICQLIISRLGGRIWIDPQYTDGSRFVFTHPLKQEGRA
- a CDS encoding O-methyltransferase, whose amino-acid sequence is MTIDEYILQHIDDGGDYLKALYRDTHLKLLYPRMASGHLQGRMLKMFVRMIRPRRILEIGTYSGYSALCMAEGLPEDGMLYTFEINDEQEDFTRPWLENSVYADKIKFYIGNALEMVPQFDLTFDLAFIDGDKRRYIDYYEMVLPRLSDGGYILADNTLWDGHVLEEQPHRTDLQTIGIKAFNDLIAQDSRVEKVILPLRDGLTIIRKK
- the rbfA gene encoding 30S ribosome-binding factor RbfA, which codes for METTRQNKICRLLQKELSEIFLLQTKSMPGILVSVSAVRISPDLSVARAYLSIFPSEKAEEMIKNINENMKSVRYELGTRVRHQLRIIPELKFFVDDSLDYLEKIDELLK
- the pyk gene encoding pyruvate kinase; its protein translation is MLLKQTKIVATISDKRCDVDFIKGLFEAGMNVVRMNTAHLGREGSEMLINNVRAVSNRIAILMDTKGPEVRTTICAEPIPYKVGDKVKVVGNPDLDTTRECISVSYPNFVHDVAVGIHILIDDGDLEMVVVEKTDDYLVCEIQNDATLGSRKSVNVPGVRINLPSLTEKDRTNILYAIEKDIDFIAHSFVRNKQDVLDIKEILDAHNSDIRIVAKIENQEGVDNIDEILEVADGVMVARGDLGIEVPQERIPGIQRVLIRKCILAKKPVIVATQMLHTMITNPRPTRAEVTDIANAIYYRTDALMLSGETAYGKYPLDAVKTMTKVAAQAEKDKLADNDIRIPLDENSNDVTAFLAKQAVKATSKLKIRAIITDSYSGRTARNLAAFRGKYPVLAICYKEKTMRHLALSYGVEAIYMPELANGQEYYFAALRRLLKEGRLCETDMVGYLSSGKAGTHTSFLEINVVGDALKYAEESVLPNKNRYL
- a CDS encoding glycosyl hydrolase; protein product: MERRTFLKILSSAGIVSLVSPAFAMGVCRNKVSKSSSTLLESTFRNPPFSSGVYTWWHWMNGNITKDGITCDLEAMKANGIAGYQLFEAGSGIPIGPVESLSDEWVDLILHTLKESERLGLEFAMHNCPGWSSSGGPWITPDKAMQIITWSETKVTGGKQIRMPLPTPKHMFDYYIDTFCLAIPANMEVIPKSSVLELSGQLKDGVLTWAAPAGEWLIMRFGQTAKDQKNKSAPSKSTGLDCDKFSTEALDYHLDCMFKRLMPAMEKVAKHSKIGLLIDSYETGDQDWTSDMPAYFEQKHRYALYPFLPALANKVVESEESTKRFLFDFRRTRADLFAERYYAHFQKRCKEKGIITYTEPYGGNMMEELQVAQQLDINMGEFWCGQTVLWANYKYNRTVKQVASITHTLGGKIVGAEAFTSEPDADKWLLYPYALKSLGDYMFTRGLSRIYFHRFAHQPHPTAAPGMTMGAWGLHFDRTNTWWKPGKAWIDYLNRCQHIFQSSTFYGDILYHNGDDSFGSTIEPEQTPLAPPEGYDYDMVNTEILDKAHIKDGKILLPATRFDGYKLLVLLKSETMSLHTLRILDRLVDEGMVLVGQKPQHTLGLCDGEKENEFVALVKKVWQYPNVYEGEDLQIILNRLGVSPDFVYYSETGNSAVHAIHYQQEGVEIYFLANRKRAYEKGTAHFRIKGYIPELWDPYTTEILQCPVYRTDSEGVEIPLNFTPAGSMFVVFRKAEKQRKCTNLKYNGVSLFPTIKNVVEQDSLSVNFSITCWIKPEVDIAITEEQELGDMCARFFAIYPLEGERRHGNGHSAVGLSVGRNGVVVYERTIHNKAVYRNLRPLSGWTHLALIYQNNVPHLWINGVYAGAGTTSSTIVHLETLHSDLLCKADAYEGGLCNLCIHSSSIDQTEITKLYQKGVPAPFHPSEQVISWLPNYQFIAWQAGIYEFVSEHTSFRKHVDILPARILLEGPWRVRFPKKYGSN
- a CDS encoding tetratricopeptide repeat-containing sensor histidine kinase encodes the protein MKKIIFILLFIIGILFQIRAESSISTDKQFRDSIFQTVKFESNDTLRSKILRNAFQQYMGKDIALEFLDSALALSRQKGIHEEELYVLFDYCRHYEFRAEASEMERCFLNLKEASYRYKNYSLYYTIWLSILQARCAQGDTEYAIMQAKEMQKESIRIKYDRGVFVSLIALAQAQNFAEQYDEAIASYKQALTINPNANNYSLLLIHKSLAEIYLSQQKYIEALSELEQQQKVVEKLIKEDTQSINVLKNIYLEIEVSFGMVYAKTKDKDNLKMHLTIAKKYYDKEIYFSYYIDYHALWGVYYKLIKDWDKCFQAFDLALSSCQGAEPFHENSILKMKAEAMLEAGRYEEAANIYKTAALKGDSLNQDMLQRHEEVYQANYKIQKALLDKELLTKQYRWIYVGASAIILILMLLAIIRAFRIHRQLRRSEEETRQALETIEATDKMKEYFLKNITYEIRIPLNTVVGFSELLSTEKNLSEEEIQEYSVTIKHNSEKLLALINNILDLSRLEAGMMRFNVQECDAVELCREVKMMVNMQTKMVNAYFHTDLEILPIQADSRWFLKVLSSLLCVPKLYTGDICQVEYTLTKEGQYLRITVTGSPLYHIWKDEQEQRILHDINKLCLEAFKGSYLVSEGEQKVVTITYPLA